GCGAAGTGGTGCTCACGTGCGCCAGCGGCGCCGGAGGGGATGATCCGGTCCTTGGGCGGTTCCTGGGCTTCCTGGCGCGTGACATCGCCACACACCCGGAGCGGCTCCAGGCCGTCGATAGCGGTTTCGTCCAGCGCATTCGGTCTCTGGTCGGCAGCGCCGAAGTCGATCTCGACGCGGCACTGGCGGAAAACGATGAATGAACGGGGTCCAGTCGGCCCCCTTGGTCGTCAACGGCTGGACGCTCTTCGCCCACCCGCTGTTTCTTGAACAACTCGAAGCACTGACGCAGCCGGTCGAGGGACTCAAGCAGAAAGACCCGGGCGGCTACACCAGGGGAAACGCCACCAATCGACTGGCAGCGATTGCCAAACTGGCGTTGGAGGTCATTCCACAGGACCCGGCAAGGCCGGAATACCGACAGGGCAACACGCTTGGCGGGGACCACAAGCACTGGTTCCGTGCCAAGTTCCTCCAGCAATACCGGCTGTTCTTCCGTTACCACGCCCCAAGCAAAGTGATCGTCTACGCCTGGGTGAATGATGAGGACACCCAGCGGGCCTATGCGCGCAGCGGTGATGCCTCCCGGGTTTTCCGAAAAATGCTGGAGAACGGCCATCCGCCCGACGATTGGGATCGGCTCCTGGCAGAGGCGCGCGCAGAATCCAACCGGATGCAGCCAGTGGTGGGGACGCAGTCTTGAGAGCGGCCCGCCGCGTGCA
This region of Chromatiales bacterium 21-64-14 genomic DNA includes:
- a CDS encoding regulator — encoded protein: MRSWRPVFPIFSNPHSLGKRDKIHYTIRQDGEVVLTCASGAGGDDPVLGRFLGFLARDIATHPERLQAVDSGFVQRIRSLVGSAEVDLDAALAENDE
- a CDS encoding toxin; translation: MNGVQSAPLVVNGWTLFAHPLFLEQLEALTQPVEGLKQKDPGGYTRGNATNRLAAIAKLALEVIPQDPARPEYRQGNTLGGDHKHWFRAKFLQQYRLFFRYHAPSKVIVYAWVNDEDTQRAYARSGDASRVFRKMLENGHPPDDWDRLLAEARAESNRMQPVVGTQS